Proteins from a single region of Synechococcus sp. WH 8109:
- the asnB gene encoding asparagine synthase (glutamine-hydrolyzing) has translation MCGIGGVFNADRQQTVDRQLLVNMAAIQAHRGPDGFGVEVLDQAGVGFCHARLSIIDLNESRARQPFLTDDGEVLMAHNGEFYDFQRIRADLTAQGVRFSSKSDSEILLRLYQRQGLEATLPLLRGEFAFALFDRAEDCLYLVRDRFGIKPQYWAMTPEGLVFGSELKVLFAHPAVERRFTSEGLFHQLMQTMVPGTTAFAGVHQVKPGHVLKVQRVSGRLEVSESTYWDVDFPRKDERDSNRTEAEHIAAVRAALLEAVELRMVADVPVGCYLSGGIDSCSILGLASAVSQAPVKAFTIGFDDARYDESPIAREMAEATGAEQDLMRLSGQELYGHMERTIWHAERTIYNTLAVAKFLMSRHVNDVDYKVVMTGEGSDELFGGYPAFRRDMFLHGLDDLPREERASWESLLQQSNALVQGAMLAENQVDDPDLDAVVGFTPSCLQPWLACAPLVPELLAQSHAEALKDYSPGKAIAEQLDADQLDGRHALDKAQYVWIKTMLEGQILTWGGDRVDMANSMEARPAFLDHHLAAVAVQVPPELRIKGKTEKYVLREAMAGLLPEVLYRREKFAFMAPPAHTEPEKWEQMKQLADDYLSDEVIDAAGLLSKAGVRALFARHEDPATTDAERVQMDAVINHLLGVQMLHRMFVAEDVPALARREADRLGWRVLMPV, from the coding sequence ATGTGTGGAATCGGAGGTGTTTTCAATGCAGACCGTCAACAGACGGTGGATCGCCAGCTGCTGGTCAACATGGCGGCGATCCAGGCCCATCGCGGGCCCGACGGCTTCGGGGTTGAGGTGCTCGATCAGGCCGGCGTCGGCTTCTGCCATGCGCGCCTTTCGATCATTGACCTGAACGAGTCGCGGGCTCGGCAGCCCTTCCTCACCGATGACGGTGAGGTGCTGATGGCCCACAACGGTGAGTTTTACGACTTCCAGCGCATCAGGGCTGACCTCACCGCCCAAGGGGTGCGTTTCAGCAGCAAGAGTGATTCAGAGATCCTGCTTCGGCTCTACCAACGCCAGGGGTTAGAGGCGACCCTGCCTCTGTTGCGCGGTGAGTTCGCCTTCGCCTTGTTTGATCGGGCAGAGGACTGCCTCTACCTAGTGAGGGATCGCTTCGGCATTAAACCGCAGTACTGGGCGATGACGCCCGAGGGGCTGGTGTTCGGTTCCGAGTTGAAGGTGCTCTTCGCCCATCCGGCGGTGGAGCGACGCTTCACCTCGGAAGGTCTCTTCCACCAGTTGATGCAGACCATGGTCCCCGGCACCACAGCCTTTGCGGGGGTGCACCAGGTGAAGCCCGGCCATGTGCTGAAGGTGCAACGGGTGAGTGGGCGGCTGGAGGTATCGGAGTCCACCTACTGGGATGTCGACTTTCCGCGTAAAGACGAGCGGGACTCCAACCGAACTGAGGCCGAGCACATCGCTGCCGTTCGTGCGGCGTTGCTGGAGGCCGTTGAGCTGCGCATGGTGGCCGACGTGCCCGTGGGTTGTTACCTCTCCGGCGGCATCGACAGCTGTTCGATCCTCGGCTTGGCGTCAGCCGTCAGCCAGGCACCGGTGAAGGCGTTCACGATCGGATTTGATGACGCCCGTTACGACGAGTCGCCGATCGCCCGGGAGATGGCCGAGGCCACGGGGGCTGAGCAGGATCTGATGCGTCTTTCGGGCCAGGAGCTCTATGGCCATATGGAGCGCACCATCTGGCATGCCGAGCGAACGATCTACAACACCTTGGCGGTGGCGAAGTTCTTGATGAGCCGCCACGTCAACGATGTGGACTACAAAGTTGTGATGACCGGTGAAGGCTCAGATGAGCTGTTCGGCGGCTATCCCGCATTTCGCCGCGACATGTTCCTGCACGGTTTGGATGACCTGCCGCGGGAGGAGCGCGCCAGCTGGGAAAGTCTTTTGCAGCAGTCCAATGCCCTGGTTCAAGGGGCGATGCTGGCTGAAAACCAGGTGGATGATCCCGATCTCGATGCGGTGGTCGGCTTCACCCCCAGCTGTCTGCAGCCGTGGCTGGCCTGCGCGCCCTTGGTGCCTGAGCTTCTGGCGCAGTCCCATGCCGAAGCCCTGAAGGATTACTCCCCGGGCAAGGCGATTGCCGAGCAACTGGATGCGGATCAACTGGACGGGCGCCATGCCCTGGACAAGGCCCAGTACGTCTGGATCAAGACCATGCTGGAGGGCCAGATCCTCACCTGGGGTGGCGACCGGGTCGACATGGCCAATTCCATGGAGGCACGACCAGCCTTCCTGGATCATCATCTGGCAGCAGTAGCGGTGCAGGTGCCGCCCGAACTGCGGATCAAGGGGAAAACCGAGAAATACGTGCTGCGGGAAGCCATGGCGGGCCTGTTGCCGGAGGTGTTGTATCGGCGTGAGAAGTTCGCCTTCATGGCGCCGCCAGCCCACACAGAGCCTGAGAAGTGGGAGCAGATGAAGCAGCTCGCCGACGACTACCTCAGTGATGAGGTGATCGATGCCGCTGGTTTGTTGAGCAAAGCCGGAGTGCGTGCCTTGTTTGCGCGTCATGAGGACCCGGCTACCACTGATGCGGAGCGTGTGCAGATGGATGCGGTGATCAACCACCTGCTGGGTGTGCAGATGCTGCACCGCATGTTTGTGGCCGAAGACGTGCCAGCCCTGGCCCGTCGGGAGGCTGACCGTCTGGGCTGGCGGGTGCTGATGCCCGTTTGA
- a CDS encoding circularly permuted type 2 ATP-grasp protein: MFTDYKPTVGFDEYFCGETATPRADLAPLLASLGQMGLPELNRSHASASQLLRRLGATFRLNDSGLKGSERILPFDPLPRLIGRSDWITLERGLLQRLEAIDCFLADIYGPQQILNDGVIPREDVESSSGWRPQMQGISLPLNRWCHISGLDLIRDGKGTWRVLEDNLRCPSGVAYFLENRRVMKRLFSGLFEGRAVQPIDDYPSHLLRTLQDLAPWSDTPRVAILTPGVFNSAYFEHSYLAQEMGIHLVEGRDLVCEGGRVWMRSTNGLEPVDVIYRRIDDDFLDPTVFRKDSMLGVPGLIEVLRQGRVAIANAPGTGIADDKLIYAHVPAMIRYYLDEEPIIENVPTYLCARPDDQRYVLEHLEQLVVKSVAEAGGYGMLIGPQASRSELADFDTKIRANPRNFIAQPTLQLSTVPSLSDGELYPCHVDLRPYVLRGASSWVSPGGLTRVALKRGSLVVNSSQGGGCKDTWIVDDQTMAAPQAQEAVPC, from the coding sequence ATGTTCACTGACTACAAACCGACGGTCGGCTTCGACGAATATTTCTGCGGTGAAACGGCCACACCACGCGCCGATCTGGCCCCACTACTCGCATCACTGGGGCAGATGGGATTGCCCGAGCTCAACCGCAGCCATGCCTCAGCCAGCCAGCTGCTGCGTCGCCTCGGCGCCACCTTCCGCCTCAACGATTCCGGGCTCAAAGGCAGCGAACGAATTCTCCCCTTCGATCCCTTGCCTCGGCTGATCGGCCGCAGCGACTGGATCACCCTGGAGCGGGGACTGCTGCAACGCCTGGAAGCCATCGACTGCTTCCTCGCTGACATCTATGGCCCCCAGCAGATCCTCAACGACGGTGTGATCCCACGGGAAGACGTGGAAAGTTCCTCCGGTTGGCGACCTCAGATGCAGGGCATCAGCCTGCCCCTCAACCGCTGGTGCCACATCTCCGGGCTCGACCTGATCCGCGACGGCAAGGGCACCTGGCGGGTGCTGGAAGACAACCTGCGCTGTCCTTCAGGGGTGGCCTACTTCCTCGAGAACCGTCGGGTGATGAAACGGTTGTTCTCTGGCCTGTTCGAAGGACGTGCCGTTCAACCGATCGACGACTATCCCTCCCATCTGCTGCGCACCCTTCAAGACCTGGCGCCCTGGAGTGACACCCCCCGCGTGGCGATCCTGACGCCCGGGGTGTTCAACAGCGCCTATTTCGAACACAGCTATCTGGCCCAAGAAATGGGCATTCACCTGGTTGAGGGGCGCGATCTGGTGTGCGAAGGCGGACGGGTGTGGATGCGCAGCACCAATGGCCTGGAACCCGTGGATGTGATCTACCGCCGCATCGACGATGATTTTCTTGATCCCACCGTGTTCCGTAAGGACTCGATGCTGGGGGTGCCGGGCCTGATCGAGGTGCTAAGGCAAGGACGGGTCGCCATCGCCAACGCCCCTGGCACCGGCATCGCCGACGACAAGCTGATCTATGCCCACGTGCCGGCGATGATCCGCTACTACCTCGATGAGGAGCCGATCATCGAGAACGTTCCCACCTACCTCTGTGCCCGGCCAGACGATCAGCGCTATGTGCTCGAACACCTCGAGCAACTGGTGGTGAAGTCGGTGGCGGAAGCCGGCGGCTACGGAATGCTGATCGGCCCCCAGGCCAGCCGATCGGAGCTGGCGGACTTCGACACAAAGATCCGTGCGAATCCCCGCAACTTCATCGCGCAGCCCACGCTGCAACTCTCCACAGTGCCGTCCCTCAGTGACGGAGAGCTCTACCCCTGCCACGTGGATCTGCGCCCCTATGTGCTGCGCGGCGCAAGCAGCTGGGTGAGTCCAGGGGGGCTGACGCGCGTGGCCCTCAAGCGTGGCTCGCTGGTGGTGAATTCGTCCCAGGGCGGCGGCTGCAAGGACACCTGGATCGTCGACGATCAAACGATGGCAGCACCGCAAGCCCAGGAGGCTGTGCCGTGCTGA
- a CDS encoding Zn-dependent hydrolase yields the protein MVETIEQLARIGAKPDGSVCRRGFSPEDVQGRELLAHWMKQLGMQVRVDAAGNLIGRLEGLDPDCPALVTGSHLDTVPTGGRFDGALGVLAGLEACRALQDQGLRLRHGIELIAFADEESTMVGCKGLTGTASDDPESFATSNGQPIQDNLARIGGHWPSLASARRSDEAYAAFLELHVEQGGVLEQRGDAIGVVEGVVGQRRFSIKVQGQANHAGTTPMGLRQDALVAASRLVLAVEAMASRHPGDPVATVGRLEVWPNAANVVPGAVALTVDLRDVDPTVLDQLVEELMQQVERIGAETGCPIAVDPQFSTDPTPADAVVMATITEAAADLGLSHSHLPSRASHDAQEVGRRWPMGMIFVPSKGGLSHSAAEFTSDEQCCAGTAVLLETLLRLDRQLP from the coding sequence TTGGTTGAAACGATTGAGCAGCTGGCCAGAATTGGTGCCAAGCCCGATGGCAGCGTTTGTCGACGCGGGTTCTCGCCTGAGGATGTGCAGGGCCGTGAGTTGCTGGCCCATTGGATGAAGCAGCTCGGCATGCAGGTGCGGGTCGATGCTGCTGGCAACTTGATCGGACGCCTTGAAGGCCTTGATCCCGATTGTCCTGCTTTGGTCACCGGGTCTCACCTCGACACGGTTCCCACCGGTGGACGTTTTGATGGGGCCCTGGGAGTCTTGGCCGGTCTGGAAGCCTGCCGCGCTCTTCAAGACCAGGGCCTGCGCCTGCGACATGGCATCGAGTTGATCGCCTTTGCCGACGAGGAGTCGACCATGGTGGGCTGCAAGGGTTTGACGGGCACGGCCTCCGATGACCCTGAGAGTTTTGCTACCAGCAATGGCCAGCCGATTCAGGACAATCTGGCGCGTATCGGCGGGCATTGGCCCTCCTTGGCCTCGGCCCGACGCTCCGATGAGGCCTATGCCGCCTTCCTGGAATTGCACGTTGAGCAGGGCGGTGTTCTCGAGCAACGCGGTGATGCCATTGGTGTTGTGGAGGGTGTTGTTGGTCAGCGTCGGTTCAGCATCAAGGTGCAGGGCCAGGCCAACCACGCCGGCACGACACCGATGGGGCTGCGACAGGACGCCCTCGTGGCGGCCTCGCGTCTTGTTCTTGCCGTCGAGGCCATGGCCTCCCGTCATCCCGGAGATCCGGTGGCGACGGTGGGTCGACTGGAGGTTTGGCCCAATGCAGCCAATGTTGTCCCTGGCGCTGTCGCCCTGACCGTTGACCTAAGGGACGTTGATCCGACCGTTCTTGATCAGTTGGTGGAGGAGTTGATGCAGCAGGTGGAACGCATCGGTGCTGAAACGGGCTGTCCGATTGCGGTGGATCCCCAGTTCAGCACTGATCCCACCCCTGCTGATGCTGTGGTGATGGCCACGATCACTGAGGCCGCAGCCGATCTCGGCCTGTCCCACAGCCATCTCCCCAGCAGAGCCAGCCACGATGCCCAGGAGGTCGGCCGTCGCTGGCCGATGGGCATGATTTTTGTGCCCAGTAAGGGGGGCTTGAGTCATTCCGCTGCAGAGTTCACCAGCGATGAGCAGTGCTGTGCAGGTACCGCGGTGCTGCTGGAAACGTTGCTGCGGCTTGACCGTCAGCTGCCGTGA
- a CDS encoding DUF1028 domain-containing protein has product MTFSILARDPNNGRFGVGVATCHMAVGSTVPHIRAGVGAVATQAHTNPYLGICGLERLEQSSDAESVLASLLADDQHRDRRQFHLIDLDGRTACWTGQDCGSWAGHRHQRDLSVAGNCLADEAVLAAMQQAFLTSDPSLKLGRRLMMALQAGEAAGGDHRSNLCTSAAVQVSGEAAFPLLDLRVDFHERAVEQLMEVYERSQDLWAQQWRDELSELPMLNRLVA; this is encoded by the coding sequence GTGACCTTTTCAATCCTGGCCCGTGATCCCAACAACGGTCGTTTTGGAGTGGGTGTGGCCACCTGTCATATGGCCGTTGGATCCACCGTCCCCCATATCCGCGCGGGGGTTGGTGCTGTCGCCACCCAGGCCCACACCAATCCGTACTTGGGGATTTGTGGCCTGGAGCGTCTGGAGCAGAGTTCGGATGCTGAGAGCGTTCTGGCCAGCCTTCTTGCCGATGATCAGCATCGTGATCGGCGTCAGTTTCACCTGATTGACCTGGACGGTCGCACGGCCTGTTGGACGGGCCAGGATTGCGGCTCTTGGGCAGGGCATCGCCATCAGCGTGACCTCTCTGTTGCTGGCAATTGCTTAGCGGATGAGGCCGTGTTGGCGGCTATGCAGCAGGCCTTCCTCACCAGCGACCCCAGCTTGAAACTGGGCCGTCGCCTAATGATGGCTCTTCAAGCTGGGGAAGCGGCTGGTGGTGATCACCGTTCCAACCTCTGCACCTCAGCGGCTGTGCAGGTGAGTGGCGAAGCTGCGTTCCCGTTGTTGGATCTGCGCGTTGATTTTCACGAGCGCGCCGTGGAGCAGTTGATGGAGGTGTACGAGCGCAGTCAGGATCTTTGGGCCCAGCAGTGGAGGGATGAACTGTCTGAATTGCCCATGCTCAACCGCTTGGTGGCTTGA
- a CDS encoding transglutaminase family protein → MRALIVHRLTYRYEAPVFLGEHRLCLRPRGQGFQTLLEHQLSVLPEPEQRRELVAASGDEIQRLRFLGSTDELVFEARSLVETRPAPLLESCFNGLEPPLPYPQGQLNSDLQGALEGWLPNGQHEPAAIELTQEALMGSNQQTLAFLKQLIELIQERVKYTQRHLGPAWPAGRTLRERIGSCRDLAMLMVACCRVVGLPARFVSGYQLQQPPPKEYDLHAWAEVYLPGAGWRGFDPSAGMEVNERYVVLATSSKPELTAAVSGSFSGPPGTNSELTWQIQISEEASATETSSRNLVQAA, encoded by the coding sequence ATGCGTGCTCTCATCGTTCACCGCCTGACGTATCGGTATGAGGCCCCCGTTTTCCTCGGGGAACATCGCCTGTGTCTGAGGCCTCGGGGGCAGGGGTTTCAGACCCTGCTGGAGCATCAGCTCAGCGTGCTGCCAGAACCAGAGCAACGTCGGGAACTGGTGGCCGCCAGCGGCGATGAAATCCAACGGCTGCGTTTTCTTGGCAGCACCGATGAATTGGTCTTTGAGGCCCGCAGCCTGGTGGAGACCCGGCCAGCACCCCTGCTGGAAAGCTGCTTCAACGGACTAGAACCACCCCTTCCGTACCCGCAAGGCCAGCTCAACAGCGACCTGCAGGGTGCCCTCGAGGGCTGGTTGCCCAACGGTCAGCACGAACCCGCAGCCATCGAGCTCACCCAGGAAGCCCTGATGGGCAGCAACCAGCAGACCCTGGCTTTTCTGAAGCAACTGATTGAACTGATTCAAGAGCGGGTGAAATACACCCAACGCCATTTGGGGCCCGCCTGGCCGGCGGGTCGCACCCTGCGCGAGCGGATCGGCTCCTGCCGTGATCTGGCCATGCTGATGGTGGCCTGCTGCCGCGTGGTGGGTCTCCCCGCCCGATTTGTGAGCGGCTATCAACTACAGCAACCTCCCCCGAAGGAGTACGACCTGCATGCCTGGGCAGAGGTTTACCTGCCGGGAGCGGGCTGGCGCGGCTTTGACCCCAGTGCCGGGATGGAAGTCAACGAACGCTATGTGGTGCTGGCCACCTCCTCCAAGCCGGAACTCACCGCAGCCGTGAGCGGCAGCTTCAGCGGCCCCCCGGGAACAAACAGTGAATTGACCTGGCAGATTCAGATCAGCGAGGAAGCCTCCGCAACGGAAACCTCCTCACGCAACCTGGTTCAGGCCGCCTGA
- a CDS encoding alpha-E domain-containing protein: MLSRVADSLYWINRYLERAENISRFLEVSEAMALDCPPGSAEPWLPLVEVTGDRHRFDTAYPGATPKQVVRFLLLDRSNPNSIVSCIAMARENARQIRDVITTEMWEQINDLHWSLQDDEDIWREPVQEQLRIIRRGCQLVYGITDTTLSRDLSWLFSQLGRLIERADKTSRILDVKYFLLLPSPEEVGGVLDELQWITLLRTAGAYQMYRQSMQHAISPASVARFLLLDPIFPRSVRYCLQGISDTLQQIQQQPNQDTPDDLDCLRGQLLARWSYVRIDNLIEAGLHEAIDQLQQDLNQLHNLIQTRYFTSADLRSIPTDPACVLSSFTA; encoded by the coding sequence GTGCTGAGCCGCGTTGCCGATTCGCTCTACTGGATCAACCGCTATCTGGAACGCGCCGAAAACATCTCGCGCTTTCTGGAAGTGAGTGAAGCGATGGCATTGGACTGTCCTCCGGGCAGCGCCGAACCGTGGCTGCCGCTGGTGGAGGTGACGGGGGATCGCCACCGCTTCGATACGGCCTACCCCGGTGCCACGCCCAAACAGGTGGTGCGCTTCCTGCTGCTGGACCGCAGCAATCCCAACAGCATCGTGAGTTGCATTGCGATGGCGCGGGAAAACGCACGGCAGATCAGGGATGTGATCACCACGGAGATGTGGGAGCAGATCAATGATCTGCACTGGAGCCTGCAGGACGACGAAGACATCTGGCGGGAACCGGTGCAGGAGCAACTGCGGATCATCCGCCGCGGCTGCCAGCTCGTGTACGGGATCACCGACACCACTTTGAGCCGTGATCTGAGTTGGCTGTTTAGTCAGCTGGGACGTCTAATCGAACGGGCCGATAAAACCTCCCGCATCCTCGACGTCAAATATTTCCTGCTCCTGCCCTCCCCTGAGGAGGTGGGCGGCGTGCTGGATGAACTGCAATGGATCACCCTGCTGCGCACAGCGGGGGCTTATCAGATGTACCGGCAGAGCATGCAGCACGCGATCAGCCCTGCCTCCGTGGCCCGCTTTTTGCTGCTGGACCCCATCTTTCCTCGCTCGGTGCGGTACTGCCTGCAGGGCATCAGCGACACGTTGCAACAGATTCAGCAGCAGCCAAACCAAGACACCCCGGATGACCTCGACTGTTTGCGCGGACAACTCCTGGCCCGCTGGAGCTATGTGCGGATCGACAACCTGATCGAAGCCGGTCTGCATGAAGCCATTGACCAGCTTCAGCAGGACCTCAACCAACTCCACAACCTGATCCAGACCCGCTACTTCACTAGCGCCGACCTCCGTTCCATCCCCACCGATCCTGCATGCGTGCTCTCATCGTTCACCGCCTGA
- a CDS encoding sodium:solute symporter family protein produces the protein MSADSVPFLQPGIAWALVVLFSVLWVALGIAWGRRGQGNADDYMLAGRNIGLALSTATLMASWVTGNTTLLAPEFGYKTGLWGMFSYALAGLGLILFAPLASRIKQLMPNGRTSGDFIRLRYGRLAWWVFMVITAIYTLGFLMTQAMGAGLLLQALSGFDYHVGMVVVIGVATVYTLFGGMRAVIGTDFIQSLLIMVLLAVVAVLAFRQFPMPEVHASLVARHPDRLDLLLPAGLLIAWNSALFSMGEVFHNNIWWSRVFASRRSVVMTSFVLGGIAWMSVPMVTGSIGLVALARELPLEQVNMVFPVMAADLLGAGGAALVFVVVFASLTSTLDSLLASTADLLAEDVYFRLLRPQASDLQLKQAARLMVVGLAVVTLALSWPRLDSLASVLFFTGALVASTVWPVACGLYWRTANRTAAIAAMLAGSVVGLLAYVLIAPYCAAVFSAAVSAIVMLMGSRFWPERFDFTLLQEEG, from the coding sequence ATGTCCGCTGACTCGGTTCCCTTCCTTCAGCCCGGGATCGCCTGGGCGTTGGTGGTGCTGTTCTCTGTTCTCTGGGTGGCGCTGGGGATTGCCTGGGGCCGGCGCGGTCAAGGCAATGCTGATGACTACATGCTGGCGGGGCGCAACATCGGGCTTGCCCTGAGCACGGCCACGTTGATGGCCTCCTGGGTCACCGGCAACACCACCCTGCTCGCCCCTGAATTCGGCTACAAAACCGGCCTCTGGGGCATGTTCAGCTATGCCCTGGCCGGGCTTGGCCTGATTCTGTTCGCCCCCCTGGCCTCGCGGATCAAGCAGTTGATGCCCAACGGGCGCACCAGCGGCGACTTCATTCGCCTGCGCTACGGGCGTCTGGCCTGGTGGGTGTTCATGGTGATCACCGCGATCTACACCCTGGGCTTTCTGATGACCCAGGCGATGGGTGCTGGCCTGCTGCTGCAGGCGCTTTCAGGCTTTGATTACCACGTGGGAATGGTGGTGGTGATCGGTGTCGCCACCGTCTACACCCTGTTCGGCGGGATGCGGGCCGTGATCGGCACCGATTTCATCCAGTCGCTGTTGATCATGGTGCTGCTGGCGGTGGTGGCGGTGCTCGCCTTCCGTCAATTCCCGATGCCTGAGGTGCATGCCTCTTTGGTGGCCCGGCATCCCGATCGGCTTGATCTGCTGCTGCCGGCGGGCTTGTTGATCGCCTGGAATTCCGCCCTCTTTTCGATGGGCGAGGTCTTTCACAACAACATCTGGTGGTCCCGGGTTTTCGCCAGTCGGCGCTCGGTCGTGATGACCTCTTTTGTTTTGGGGGGCATCGCCTGGATGAGCGTGCCGATGGTGACGGGCTCCATTGGCCTGGTGGCCCTGGCCCGTGAGTTGCCCCTCGAGCAGGTGAACATGGTGTTTCCCGTGATGGCAGCCGATCTGCTCGGGGCCGGCGGCGCGGCCCTGGTGTTTGTGGTGGTGTTTGCCTCACTCACCTCCACCCTCGATTCGCTGCTGGCATCCACCGCCGATCTGTTGGCGGAGGATGTGTACTTCCGCCTGTTGCGGCCTCAGGCCAGCGACCTGCAGCTCAAGCAGGCGGCGCGGCTGATGGTGGTGGGACTGGCCGTCGTCACCCTGGCGCTGTCCTGGCCACGGCTGGATTCGCTTGCGTCGGTGCTGTTTTTCACCGGTGCCCTGGTGGCATCCACGGTCTGGCCTGTGGCCTGCGGTTTGTACTGGCGTACAGCCAACCGTACGGCTGCCATTGCGGCCATGCTCGCCGGCAGCGTTGTGGGCCTGCTCGCCTATGTGCTGATCGCGCCTTACTGCGCTGCTGTGTTTTCGGCGGCCGTGTCGGCGATTGTGATGCTGATGGGCAGTCGGTTCTGGCCGGAACGCTTCGACTTCACCTTGTTGCAGGAGGAGGGATGA
- a CDS encoding type 1 glutamine amidotransferase: MVQHVDHEDAALVGELARQRGLTLELLRPDRGDPLPDPRACANSIALLLGGPMSVNERDQPGMAWLRQELDWLTAWHQQRQPVLGICLGAQLLAVAAGGSVQPLQVGAPPQQLKELGLGAIHWVADPCDEVLLKEQSGSSLVLHWHGDRIQLPADATLLASSLHCAEQVFRIGAHAIGLQCHLEVDGDALERWIANDHDYVVSALGPEGPVRLSQDWRRLGATLQKQGRDFFNAALDQLIEISKAR; the protein is encoded by the coding sequence GTGGTCCAACACGTTGACCACGAAGACGCCGCACTGGTGGGAGAACTGGCGCGACAACGGGGCCTGACCCTCGAGCTCCTGAGGCCCGACCGGGGCGATCCGCTCCCAGATCCCAGGGCGTGTGCGAACAGCATCGCCCTTCTGCTCGGTGGTCCGATGAGCGTGAACGAACGCGACCAACCGGGCATGGCTTGGTTGCGGCAGGAACTGGACTGGCTTACGGCATGGCACCAGCAACGCCAACCGGTGCTGGGCATCTGCCTGGGGGCACAGCTCTTGGCTGTTGCTGCAGGGGGCAGCGTGCAACCCCTGCAGGTGGGAGCACCACCACAACAGCTAAAGGAACTGGGCCTCGGCGCAATCCACTGGGTCGCGGATCCGTGCGATGAGGTTCTGCTCAAAGAGCAATCAGGAAGCAGCTTGGTGCTGCATTGGCATGGCGATCGAATCCAACTGCCGGCTGATGCAACCCTGCTGGCTTCTTCGCTGCACTGTGCGGAACAGGTGTTTCGCATCGGAGCCCACGCCATTGGCCTGCAATGCCACCTCGAGGTCGACGGTGATGCGCTTGAGCGCTGGATCGCCAACGACCACGATTACGTGGTGAGTGCCCTTGGACCTGAAGGACCCGTTCGCCTGAGCCAGGACTGGCGCAGGCTGGGCGCCACGCTCCAGAAACAAGGCCGAGACTTCTTCAATGCTGCGCTCGATCAGCTGATTGAGATCAGCAAAGCCCGCTAA
- a CDS encoding DUF4278 domain-containing protein, which yields MTTLLYRGHQYQQNNATQGKPGVQLVYRRNVYQARQISIHRTPVQLVYRGVGYTR from the coding sequence ATGACCACCCTTCTCTACCGCGGTCATCAGTACCAGCAAAACAACGCCACTCAGGGCAAGCCCGGTGTGCAGCTGGTCTACCGCCGCAACGTGTACCAAGCCCGTCAAATCAGCATCCACCGCACTCCGGTGCAGCTCGTATACCGCGGGGTGGGCTACACGCGCTAG
- a CDS encoding aspartate carbamoyltransferase: MAQAKSAVVDASSVQIRFEPMGPDVYGQNQPQELLAAIAEDVEPLKDLVDQHVVSIQPFRPEALLQVFRLAAKFESNPDRYCRHNTPLTGKILINAFYEPSTRTRLSFDSAWHRLGGTSINITDRATTGIAKGESLEDVAHMFNNYGDCVVLRDSDPGAVYAMTSTLRIPIINAGNGIDEHPTQAMADLYTIFKWRPQLAELDVAPADRIRIGIVGIPSRMRTVRSLLRILAKFPQTVDEVVVIHAPGLEPDQPLFDPGQLEELEACGMKVRSSTDLQAEVPDLDVIYINAIAWVGDSYEVHGGGFRLTRDMPFKPEAIVLHPLARGAELSTCLDDTPHNWYFSQARGAVFLRMALLTCMVDRAERVMDVI; encoded by the coding sequence ATGGCACAGGCCAAATCAGCAGTTGTGGACGCGTCGTCGGTCCAGATTCGGTTTGAGCCGATGGGGCCCGATGTCTATGGGCAGAACCAACCTCAGGAGCTGTTGGCTGCGATTGCCGAAGACGTTGAGCCTTTGAAGGATTTGGTGGATCAGCACGTGGTGTCGATCCAACCGTTTCGCCCCGAGGCTTTGTTGCAGGTGTTTCGCCTGGCGGCGAAGTTTGAAAGCAATCCAGATCGCTATTGCCGTCACAACACGCCACTCACCGGCAAGATTCTGATCAACGCGTTTTACGAACCAAGCACCCGCACCCGGCTGTCTTTTGACAGTGCCTGGCACCGACTCGGCGGTACCTCCATCAACATCACCGACAGGGCCACCACAGGGATTGCCAAGGGCGAGTCTCTCGAAGATGTCGCCCATATGTTCAACAACTATGGCGATTGTGTGGTGCTTCGGGATAGCGATCCCGGTGCCGTTTATGCAATGACGTCCACCCTTCGGATCCCGATCATCAACGCTGGAAATGGGATCGATGAGCATCCCACCCAGGCGATGGCCGATCTCTACACAATCTTTAAGTGGCGGCCCCAGCTCGCTGAGTTGGACGTGGCACCCGCAGATCGGATTCGCATTGGGATCGTCGGGATTCCCTCGCGGATGCGAACGGTTCGCTCCCTGTTGAGGATCCTGGCCAAATTCCCGCAGACGGTGGACGAGGTGGTGGTGATTCACGCCCCCGGGTTGGAGCCGGATCAGCCGCTGTTCGACCCAGGACAGTTGGAGGAGCTTGAAGCGTGTGGGATGAAGGTGCGCTCCAGCACCGACCTGCAGGCTGAAGTGCCCGACTTGGATGTCATTTACATCAACGCCATCGCCTGGGTGGGCGATTCCTATGAAGTGCACGGCGGAGGATTTCGCCTCACCCGCGACATGCCATTCAAGCCGGAGGCGATTGTGCTCCATCCCTTGGCGCGGGGAGCGGAACTCAGCACCTGCCTGGATGACACGCCCCACAACTGGTATTTCAGTCAGGCCAGGGGAGCCGTGTTCCTGAGGATGGCCCTGCTCACCTGCATGGTGGATCGGGCCGAACGCGTGATGGATGTGATCTGA